The genome window ATTATCATCTATATTTAGTTTAATTAATACTGAAAGATTTATTCTAAACAAAATATGGTTGTTATGTGAATTTATGGTGTTGGTTAAAGTGATTAAAAATAATATAAATGAGTATGATAATAGAGAATGAAACAATATGGAGGTGATCTTTATAAAACTTAAAGATATAATGACTCCTAATATCGTTTTTGCACAGCCTGAAGAATCCTTAACTGCTGTAGCTCAAAAAATGAAAGACAGCAATATCGGGTTTGTGCCTGTATGTGAAGCAGACCGTGTTGTAGGGGTGATCACTGATAGGGATATGGTTTTAAGGAATATTTCACAAGGATTGGATTCTAGCAATGTTAATGTGGGGAGCATAATGTCAAAACGAGTAATATATGGAAC of Clostridia bacterium contains these proteins:
- a CDS encoding CBS domain-containing protein, which produces MEVIFIKLKDIMTPNIVFAQPEESLTAVAQKMKDSNIGFVPVCEADRVVGVITDRDMVLRNISQGLDSSNVNVGSIMSKRVIYGTPDMEAYQAAQIMAENQIRRLPIIENDKIVGVVSIGDLAVEPIYKDEAGDALSSISEPSTPQFE